From a single Desulfatibacillum aliphaticivorans DSM 15576 genomic region:
- a CDS encoding cysteine synthase family protein: MTDIENNPYINSFKKILSRTPLLEFIDPSIGNECRIFIKLENQNVLGNMKTRVAYQMIEDAELNGIIDKRTEVTLIEPTGGNTGAGLALIGGMKGYRIVLVIPDNFSSEKIKLLRILGANVFLSDSTKGSNSHILKTKELVKKNPSWIYLNQFENESNMLAHYLNTGKEIADNLPKIDYFLTGVGSGGSISGIGKRIKERWSSAKVVGVQPLGCNILTGTTVNHCIEGISVGLVPKILDLEIIDGLHSVESHKSINYLKYLLKYKGLCVGISSAANILAAVEISQKVESESVIVTLAPDTGRNYFSYLDF, translated from the coding sequence ATGACTGATATAGAAAATAATCCATACATTAATAGCTTTAAAAAAATTTTATCACGAACGCCCTTATTGGAATTTATTGATCCGAGTATTGGCAATGAATGTCGTATATTTATCAAGCTGGAAAATCAAAATGTTCTTGGTAACATGAAAACAAGAGTAGCTTATCAAATGATTGAGGATGCTGAACTGAATGGCATAATTGATAAACGGACCGAGGTAACGCTAATTGAACCTACAGGCGGGAATACTGGGGCAGGATTGGCTTTAATAGGGGGAATGAAAGGATATAGAATAGTTTTAGTAATTCCCGACAATTTCAGTTCAGAAAAGATAAAATTACTGAGGATATTAGGAGCAAATGTATTTCTTTCGGACAGCACTAAAGGTAGCAACTCACATATTTTAAAAACGAAGGAGTTAGTAAAAAAGAATCCAAGCTGGATATACCTCAACCAATTTGAGAATGAATCAAACATGTTAGCGCATTATCTAAATACCGGAAAAGAAATAGCTGATAATTTGCCAAAAATCGATTACTTTTTAACAGGTGTAGGGAGTGGTGGGTCAATTTCTGGTATAGGTAAACGAATAAAGGAAAGGTGGAGTTCTGCTAAGGTTGTTGGAGTTCAACCTTTAGGATGCAACATTCTAACCGGAACTACAGTAAATCATTGCATCGAAGGCATATCAGTTGGTTTGGTTCCAAAAATTTTAGACTTAGAAATCATTGATGGATTGCACAGTGTTGAATCACATAAGTCTATCAACTACTTGAAGTACTTACTCAAGTACAAAGGCCTTTGTGTAGGAATTTCTTCTGCTGCCAATATACTTGCTGCTGTTGAAATCTCGCAAAAGGTGGAATCCGAATCAGTAATTGTAACATTGGCCCCAGATACGGGAAGGAATTATTTCTCATATTTGGATTTTTAG
- a CDS encoding alanine--tRNA ligase-related protein, with protein MTEKTYYDDPYLREIEANIISIDNNGIVLDRTIFYPEGGGQIGDSGTISNIKVCDTQKKITASTKSLFHPDFPVIQINSDVLHICENFPNECELEPGSKVKIRIDWEKRYRIMRYHSAAHVAYFYAMDILQNPHVKGCKIDQKSARFDFKCKITSDHVAEIESLSNSFIKKKYDIWAQPLHDEPEAIYWKCHDISIPCGGLHVKNTDEIGPVQLRRRSQGKSIDRLYISISEEEALND; from the coding sequence ATGACAGAAAAAACGTACTATGATGATCCATATCTGAGGGAGATAGAAGCCAATATTATTTCAATAGACAACAATGGAATAGTTCTAGACCGCACTATATTTTATCCTGAAGGCGGGGGCCAAATTGGGGATTCTGGTACAATTTCAAACATTAAAGTTTGTGATACACAAAAAAAAATTACCGCCTCCACAAAGTCGCTATTCCACCCAGATTTTCCAGTCATCCAAATTAACTCGGATGTTCTTCATATTTGTGAGAATTTCCCAAATGAATGTGAACTTGAGCCAGGCTCCAAAGTCAAAATTCGAATTGATTGGGAAAAAAGATACAGGATAATGAGATATCATTCGGCTGCACATGTTGCATACTTCTATGCAATGGATATACTACAGAACCCTCATGTTAAAGGATGTAAAATTGATCAAAAATCTGCAAGGTTCGATTTTAAGTGCAAAATTACAAGTGATCATGTTGCTGAGATAGAATCATTGTCCAATTCTTTTATTAAAAAGAAATATGATATATGGGCTCAACCTCTCCACGATGAACCAGAAGCTATTTACTGGAAATGTCATGATATTTCAATACCTTGCGGGGGACTCCATGTGAAGAATACCGATGAAATCGGCCCCGTTCAATTAAGACGTAGAAGCCAAGGGAAGAGTATTGATAGATTGTATATTTCGATTTCTGAAGAGGAAGCTCTTAATGACTGA
- a CDS encoding aspartate/glutamate racemase family protein gives MVFSLRVISVMNVAAQALVKDEYSKVGLLGTAFTMEQDFYRGRLSRDFGLEVVIPNKEDRELVNDVIFQELCLGQVLSQSREEYARIAADMAAQGAQAIILGCTEIGMLLDQKDAPVPLYDTTVIHAAQAVSYALKG, from the coding sequence TTGGTTTTTTCCCTCCGAGTAATCTCCGTTATGAATGTCGCGGCTCAGGCCCTGGTGAAGGACGAATACTCCAAGGTCGGGCTGCTGGGCACGGCTTTCACCATGGAGCAGGATTTTTATAGGGGGCGTCTATCCCGGGATTTCGGGCTGGAGGTGGTCATTCCCAACAAGGAGGATCGGGAACTGGTGAATGACGTCATTTTTCAGGAGCTTTGCCTGGGCCAGGTATTGAGTCAGTCCCGCGAGGAATACGCCAGGATCGCGGCGGACATGGCCGCCCAGGGCGCCCAGGCCATCATCCTGGGATGTACGGAAATCGGCATGCTTCTGGATCAAAAGGACGCTCCGGTTCCCCTGTACGACACCACCGTCATCCACGCCGCCCAGGCCGTTTCTTATGCCCTGAAAGGGTAA